A genomic window from Planococcus rifietoensis includes:
- a CDS encoding ABC transporter substrate-binding protein has translation MKGIIRASAAIVIISAVLFYAVHLLESSSATSGSGSISVYNWGEYIDPELISQFEEETGIQVIYETFDSNESMMTKVEQGGTSYDVAMPSEYAIEKMKENDLLLPIDHSKIPNLENIDPYFLDLPFDPGNEYSIPYFWGTVGIAYNPTLLEGQTFESWDDLWNPTLEQEVILVDSAREVIGMGLNSLGYSLNSTDLGELREATDKLKTLGPNVKAIIGDEIVEMMRREEAAVAVTWSGQAADMMWINEDIDYAVPEEGSNLWFDNMIIPSTAGNVDGAHQFINFMLDAEVAAQNADYVGYSSPNAAALELMDPEVTGDERFYPTEDMRDRLEVYENLGLEMLGIYNELFLEFKMDMEK, from the coding sequence ATGAAAGGCATCATTAGAGCAAGTGCAGCGATCGTAATCATTTCCGCCGTCCTTTTCTACGCCGTCCATCTGTTGGAAAGCAGTTCTGCCACGAGCGGCAGCGGCTCGATCTCGGTCTATAACTGGGGCGAATACATCGATCCCGAACTGATCAGCCAATTCGAAGAAGAAACCGGCATCCAGGTCATCTACGAGACATTTGATTCGAATGAGTCGATGATGACGAAAGTCGAGCAGGGCGGAACGTCTTATGACGTTGCCATGCCTTCGGAATACGCCATCGAAAAAATGAAGGAAAACGATTTGCTGTTGCCCATTGACCACAGCAAGATCCCGAACCTCGAAAACATTGATCCGTATTTCTTGGATTTGCCATTCGACCCCGGCAACGAATATTCGATTCCCTATTTCTGGGGCACCGTTGGCATCGCCTATAACCCGACACTTCTTGAAGGACAGACCTTCGAAAGCTGGGATGACTTGTGGAACCCGACGCTCGAACAGGAAGTCATCTTGGTCGACAGTGCACGCGAAGTCATCGGCATGGGCTTGAACAGCCTCGGCTATTCGCTGAACTCCACCGATCTCGGGGAATTACGCGAAGCGACCGATAAATTGAAAACACTCGGGCCCAACGTGAAAGCGATCATCGGCGATGAAATCGTTGAAATGATGCGCCGTGAGGAAGCGGCAGTTGCCGTCACCTGGTCCGGGCAAGCTGCAGATATGATGTGGATCAACGAAGACATCGATTATGCAGTGCCGGAAGAAGGCTCCAATCTTTGGTTCGATAACATGATCATCCCGTCGACAGCCGGCAATGTCGACGGTGCGCATCAATTCATCAATTTCATGCTTGATGCGGAAGTGGCGGCGCAAAATGCGGATTATGTCGGCTATTCTTCCCCGAATGCAGCTGCACTCGAGTTAATGGATCCTGAAGTGACAGGAGATGAGCGTTTCTATCCGACAGAAGACATGCGCGATCGCCTTGAAGTCTACGAAAACCTTGGGCTGGAAATGCTCGGCATCTACAACGAACTGTTTTTGGAATTCAAGATGGATATGGAAAAATGA
- a CDS encoding MFS transporter, which translates to MAVKSTKFALYILMFNMFIAMSGIGLIIPIMPAYLETFGVAGQALGTLIATFAFAQFLFSPISGELSDKYGRKNLIIFGLVIFGLSQLLFGMATELWVLYLARFFSGVGGAFLIPPMMAFVADITTYEERGKGMGLLGASMSLGFMIGPGIGGFLSEVSLQFPFYVATSVALLSALLSFFALPNVKPAVQAVDYKRENLYQQMKRSVYTPYFVMLLVMFIFAFGLSNFQSTIALYVDKQFQFTPKEISVVITVGGFVGVIVQTFVIDSLFKRFGEMRVILVNLLISAAAMIGILFVNTFWTILFVAAVFFTAASLLRPAINTLISKLAGDSQGYAAGMNNAYMSLGNMIGPALAGILFDIDMSFPYITGTFILLVCFFIAFNWSTRKKELLQESRSS; encoded by the coding sequence ATGGCCGTCAAATCAACTAAGTTCGCCTTATATATACTCATGTTCAATATGTTCATCGCCATGAGCGGAATCGGCCTCATCATCCCGATTATGCCCGCTTATCTGGAAACATTCGGCGTTGCAGGCCAAGCGCTCGGTACCTTGATCGCCACTTTTGCTTTTGCGCAATTTCTATTTTCGCCGATTTCCGGAGAACTCTCCGATAAATACGGGCGCAAGAACTTGATCATTTTCGGGCTGGTCATATTCGGCTTGTCGCAGCTGCTCTTCGGCATGGCAACCGAATTATGGGTTCTCTACCTCGCGCGTTTCTTCAGCGGCGTGGGTGGCGCATTCCTGATCCCTCCGATGATGGCATTTGTGGCCGATATCACGACCTACGAGGAACGGGGCAAGGGTATGGGATTGCTCGGCGCTTCGATGTCTCTCGGTTTCATGATCGGGCCGGGCATTGGCGGCTTCTTGTCTGAAGTCAGCCTGCAATTCCCGTTCTATGTCGCGACTTCTGTCGCTTTGCTGTCCGCCTTGCTATCCTTCTTCGCCTTGCCGAATGTTAAACCGGCCGTGCAGGCTGTGGATTATAAACGAGAGAATTTATACCAGCAGATGAAACGCTCTGTCTACACACCGTATTTCGTCATGCTATTGGTGATGTTCATCTTTGCATTCGGGCTGTCGAATTTCCAATCGACGATTGCCTTGTATGTCGATAAGCAATTCCAATTCACGCCAAAGGAAATTTCAGTCGTCATCACAGTCGGCGGCTTTGTCGGCGTCATCGTGCAAACTTTCGTCATCGACAGTTTGTTTAAGCGTTTCGGCGAGATGCGCGTCATCCTCGTCAATCTGCTCATTTCAGCTGCGGCAATGATCGGCATTCTCTTCGTCAACACCTTCTGGACGATTCTTTTCGTGGCAGCTGTCTTTTTCACAGCCGCCTCTCTCCTGCGCCCGGCAATCAACACGCTCATTTCTAAACTCGCTGGCGACTCGCAAGGATATGCGGCTGGGATGAACAATGCTTACATGAGTCTCGGCAATATGATCGGACCTGCGCTTGCGGGGATTCTGTTCGACATCGATATGAGCTTCCCGTATATTACCGGAACCTTCATCTTGCTCGTCTGCTTTTTCATCGCCTTTAACTGGTCGACACGAAAAAAAGAGCTGCTGCAGGAAAGCCGCAGCAGCTGA
- a CDS encoding N-acetyldiaminopimelate deacetylase, giving the protein MDLIQIRRELHEIPEIGFQEFKTQRYLKDIISKMAPDRIELVEWRTGLVVKVKGRSPVKTIGWRTDIDGLPILEETQLPFCSRHEGFMHACGHDIHMALALGLLEQVLEHPLDNDVVILFQPAEEGPGGAQPLLAWLEKERPDLLPDELFALHIAPELPVGTVATKPGLLFANTSELFIDLHGKGGHAAYPHQTRDMAVAAAALLMQLQTVVSRNVDPMDSAVLTVGKMSAGTVQNIIAERARLEGTIRTLTPESMTSVKKRVESLCRSIEEGYECQVSIDYGANYRQVDNDEQLAESFLRYAQDAPDIQAVRSKAAMTGEDFGYFTERLPALMFWAGAGSDYGLHHAKLAPDERLLSFMPKFLYDYFKQR; this is encoded by the coding sequence ATGGATCTTATTCAAATCAGGAGAGAGCTGCATGAGATTCCGGAAATCGGGTTTCAGGAATTTAAAACACAACGGTACTTAAAAGACATCATTTCCAAAATGGCCCCAGACCGCATCGAGCTGGTTGAATGGCGCACAGGACTTGTGGTCAAAGTAAAGGGCCGTTCGCCAGTAAAAACAATCGGTTGGCGCACAGATATCGATGGGTTGCCGATTCTTGAGGAAACACAATTGCCGTTTTGTTCTCGCCATGAAGGATTCATGCATGCCTGTGGGCACGATATCCATATGGCGCTCGCGCTCGGCTTGCTCGAACAGGTGCTTGAACATCCGCTTGATAACGATGTCGTGATCTTGTTCCAACCTGCAGAAGAGGGGCCAGGCGGTGCACAGCCGCTCTTGGCATGGCTTGAGAAAGAGCGTCCGGATCTCTTGCCGGATGAACTTTTCGCCCTGCACATTGCACCTGAACTGCCGGTCGGTACTGTCGCGACAAAGCCTGGGCTTCTGTTTGCCAACACATCGGAATTATTCATCGATCTGCATGGCAAAGGCGGCCATGCCGCTTACCCACATCAGACGCGCGATATGGCAGTTGCCGCAGCGGCTTTATTGATGCAATTGCAGACAGTCGTCAGCCGCAATGTCGACCCGATGGATTCGGCCGTTTTAACGGTTGGGAAGATGTCTGCCGGGACTGTGCAGAACATTATCGCTGAACGGGCACGCCTGGAAGGGACAATTCGCACCTTGACACCTGAATCGATGACAAGCGTGAAAAAGCGCGTTGAATCGTTGTGTCGGTCGATCGAAGAAGGTTATGAATGCCAGGTGTCGATCGATTACGGGGCGAATTATCGCCAAGTGGATAATGACGAACAATTGGCTGAGTCATTTTTGCGCTATGCTCAAGATGCACCGGACATACAAGCTGTTCGCAGTAAAGCCGCGATGACAGGTGAAGATTTCGGTTATTTCACCGAACGGCTGCCGGCTTTGATGTTTTGGGCAGGGGCCGGCTCCGATTACGGCTTGCACCATGCCAAGCTTGCGCCTGATGAGCGGCTTCTGTCGTTCATGCCCAAATTCCTTTATGATTATTTCAAGCAACGATGA
- the dapD gene encoding 2,3,4,5-tetrahydropyridine-2,6-dicarboxylate N-acetyltransferase → MEQMDANQIISYIQNAKKSTPVKVYVKGEGVAALNFGEGSKVFGEGNHATVFGEWAEVEKALEQHASVIEDSVVENDRRNSAIPMLDLKNINSRIEPGAFIRENVEIGSNCIIMMGAVINIGSVIGDGTMIDMGVIMGGRATVGKNCHIGAGAVLAGVIEPASATPVIVEDDVMIGANAVVLEGVRIGKGSVVAAGAVVIEDVPENAVVGGTPARVLKLMDEKTRSKTEIKQELRQL, encoded by the coding sequence ATGGAACAAATGGATGCAAATCAAATTATTTCGTACATACAGAATGCGAAGAAATCGACGCCTGTAAAAGTATATGTCAAAGGCGAAGGCGTGGCTGCGCTTAACTTTGGCGAAGGCTCGAAAGTATTCGGAGAAGGCAATCACGCAACCGTATTCGGCGAATGGGCTGAAGTGGAAAAAGCACTTGAACAGCACGCTTCAGTCATCGAAGATTCCGTAGTGGAAAACGATCGCAGAAACTCAGCGATTCCGATGCTTGACTTGAAGAACATCAATTCACGCATCGAACCAGGTGCGTTTATCCGCGAGAACGTGGAAATCGGCAGCAATTGCATTATCATGATGGGCGCTGTCATCAATATCGGTTCTGTCATCGGCGATGGCACGATGATCGACATGGGCGTCATCATGGGCGGCCGTGCAACAGTCGGCAAAAACTGCCATATCGGAGCTGGTGCAGTACTTGCTGGCGTAATCGAGCCTGCATCTGCTACACCAGTAATCGTTGAGGACGATGTCATGATTGGCGCGAACGCAGTCGTCTTGGAAGGCGTCCGCATTGGCAAAGGCTCTGTCGTCGCTGCTGGTGCTGTCGTGATCGAAGATGTGCCTGAAAATGCAGTTGTCGGCGGCACGCCAGCACGCGTGTTGAAGTTGATGGACGAAAAAACCCGTTCGAAAACGGAAATCAAGCAAGAACTCCGCCAGCTGTAA
- a CDS encoding LysR family transcriptional regulator, which produces MSNEEMIIKVLAEEGNMRKAAERLFLSQPALSQRLQSIEKEWGQQLFVRSQKGLTPTPAGELVIQYAKEAVMRREEIFEQLHTLSEKVHGTLKIACASIIGQNWLPKVLKDFITLYPEAKVQLITGWSSEIVRALYDGEAHIGIVRGQTDWKGPKIHLFKDTLYLVDKEISSLEEVMKTERPFIQFKSDSTYYEEIQQWWQKHFASNPKRQITVDQIETCKQMAVNGIGYAILPSITLTGAEDVHTVPLTNSEQELELTRDTWLIGYESSFQLRQVEAFVDIVKKHATLLS; this is translated from the coding sequence ATGTCAAATGAAGAAATGATTATTAAAGTACTCGCTGAAGAAGGCAATATGCGAAAAGCGGCGGAACGGCTTTTCTTATCGCAGCCTGCCTTGTCACAGCGGCTGCAATCGATTGAAAAGGAATGGGGCCAGCAATTGTTCGTGCGTTCCCAAAAAGGGCTAACGCCGACGCCAGCCGGTGAACTGGTCATTCAGTACGCAAAGGAAGCGGTAATGCGCCGGGAAGAGATTTTCGAACAACTGCACACCTTAAGCGAAAAAGTGCATGGTACCTTGAAGATTGCTTGTGCGTCGATCATCGGCCAGAACTGGCTTCCAAAGGTCTTAAAAGATTTCATTACCCTGTATCCGGAAGCGAAAGTGCAATTGATCACCGGTTGGAGCTCTGAAATCGTCCGTGCCCTGTACGACGGTGAAGCCCATATCGGCATCGTCCGGGGACAGACCGACTGGAAAGGCCCGAAAATCCATTTATTCAAAGACACTTTGTATTTGGTCGATAAGGAAATCAGTTCGCTGGAAGAAGTGATGAAGACCGAACGGCCGTTTATCCAGTTCAAAAGCGATTCGACTTATTATGAGGAAATTCAGCAATGGTGGCAAAAGCATTTTGCCTCTAACCCGAAGCGCCAAATCACGGTAGACCAAATCGAGACGTGCAAGCAAATGGCCGTTAACGGAATCGGCTATGCAATTTTGCCATCCATTACCTTGACGGGGGCAGAAGATGTTCATACGGTGCCGCTGACAAATAGCGAACAGGAACTTGAGTTGACCCGGGATACATGGCTGATCGGCTATGAATCGTCTTTCCAGCTCCGGCAAGTTGAGGCATTTGTCGATATTGTCAAAAAACATGCCACTCTGTTAAGCTAA
- a CDS encoding MDR family MFS transporter, translating into MEQTKRPLILIAVMLAMFVSAVEATIVSTAMPSIAADLGGFSKYSWVFSAYLLMSTVTVLLYGKLADLVGRKAIFAFGMLLFLIGSWLCGLADSMEQLIAFRFIQGAGAGAIMPIASTIVGDIYSPEERAKIQGYLSSVWGISAIAGPAIGGVLVATIGWQYVFWVNLPLGILSLHGILIYLKEPVRIERAKVDYRGALFLTIALSSVLYLLIEGGVSFGWLSAPSYLLAIVGALFLFWFVKAERASSDPMMPFEIWRNRAILYANLVSLATGIILIGISSYLPAYVTGVMEQPAAIAGFTLTTMSIGWPIASVLSGRLLISIGYFRTSLLGGSFLLLGTVLFVTMQPGFGPLWAGMSSFFVGVGMGLTSTAFIVSIQSAVSYDKRGAATASNMFMRNLGSTIGVALLGSILNSSLLNRLDDSSNLSLESVNSILSIDRRVQLPEADKLVLQEALAFGLRNVYSIAFLCALVSFLLIFGLRGLKGVKPDVK; encoded by the coding sequence ATGGAACAAACGAAACGCCCGCTCATCTTGATTGCGGTCATGCTGGCGATGTTCGTTTCCGCGGTTGAGGCGACCATTGTCTCGACAGCGATGCCGAGCATTGCAGCAGACCTCGGTGGGTTTTCGAAATACAGTTGGGTATTTTCCGCGTATTTGCTGATGAGTACTGTTACTGTACTGTTATATGGGAAGCTGGCCGATCTTGTCGGGAGAAAAGCGATTTTCGCTTTTGGCATGCTGTTGTTTTTAATTGGCTCTTGGCTCTGCGGGTTAGCGGATTCGATGGAGCAATTAATCGCTTTCCGTTTTATCCAAGGAGCGGGCGCTGGGGCTATCATGCCGATTGCGTCGACGATTGTTGGGGATATTTATTCTCCTGAAGAACGGGCGAAGATTCAAGGATACCTGTCCAGCGTATGGGGCATCTCGGCCATCGCCGGCCCAGCTATCGGCGGTGTTTTGGTGGCGACCATCGGCTGGCAATACGTATTCTGGGTCAACTTGCCGCTTGGGATCTTGTCGCTGCACGGCATCTTGATTTATTTGAAAGAACCGGTGCGCATCGAGCGGGCGAAAGTCGATTACAGGGGTGCCTTGTTCTTGACGATTGCACTGAGCAGCGTGTTGTATCTGCTTATCGAAGGAGGCGTGTCTTTTGGCTGGCTCTCGGCTCCTTCTTATTTGCTTGCTATTGTCGGCGCTTTGTTTCTGTTTTGGTTTGTCAAAGCAGAACGCGCGTCGAGCGATCCGATGATGCCGTTTGAAATTTGGCGAAATCGGGCGATTCTCTATGCGAATCTGGTTTCGCTCGCGACAGGGATTATATTGATCGGCATTTCCAGCTATTTGCCGGCTTATGTGACCGGTGTCATGGAACAGCCCGCGGCAATCGCCGGCTTCACATTGACGACAATGTCTATCGGATGGCCGATCGCTTCCGTCTTGTCAGGAAGGCTCTTGATCAGCATCGGGTATTTCCGCACATCGCTTCTTGGGGGATCGTTCCTTCTGCTCGGAACGGTATTGTTTGTAACGATGCAGCCGGGGTTCGGTCCGCTATGGGCAGGGATGTCGAGTTTCTTCGTCGGTGTCGGGATGGGATTGACCAGCACCGCCTTTATCGTCTCGATCCAATCCGCCGTGTCATATGACAAGCGGGGAGCGGCAACAGCTTCTAATATGTTCATGCGCAACCTGGGCAGCACGATCGGCGTAGCGCTTCTTGGCAGCATATTGAACAGCTCGCTATTGAACCGGCTGGACGATTCCAGCAATTTATCGCTGGAATCCGTCAACTCGATTTTAAGCATCGATAGGCGCGTGCAGCTGCCGGAAGCGGATAAGCTGGTGTTGCAGGAGGCCTTGGCTTTTGGGCTGCGCAATGTATACAGCATTGCGTTTCTCTGCGCTTTGGTCAGTTTCCTGCTGATTTTCGGCTTGCGTGGGTTAAAAGGAGTGAAACCGGATGTCAAATGA
- the cbpB gene encoding cyclic-di-AMP-binding protein CbpB, translated as MISLPSKDFLETPIEEFVISSEKVAHVQIGNSAEHALLVLTKTGYSAIPVLDAKYRFHGLINAQRITDAILGMDHIEYEKLGDIRVEEIMQTDLPLIHLNDRFQRALDLVIDQNFLCVVDDDGMFMGILTRRIVLKQLKKQLYQFKR; from the coding sequence ATGATTTCATTACCGAGCAAAGATTTTCTTGAAACCCCGATCGAAGAATTTGTCATCTCGTCCGAAAAAGTAGCACATGTCCAAATCGGCAATAGTGCCGAGCATGCTTTATTGGTTTTGACGAAGACCGGCTATTCAGCCATCCCGGTTTTGGATGCGAAGTACCGGTTTCACGGCTTGATTAATGCCCAGCGCATCACAGACGCCATTCTTGGAATGGACCATATAGAGTATGAGAAACTTGGCGATATTCGAGTCGAGGAGATTATGCAGACCGACCTGCCACTGATTCATTTGAATGACCGCTTCCAAAGAGCTTTAGATCTGGTGATTGACCAGAACTTCCTTTGTGTAGTGGATGACGATGGAATGTTCATGGGGATTCTGACAAGACGGATTGTCTTGAAGCAATTGAAAAAACAACTTTACCAGTTCAAACGATAA
- the fadH gene encoding 2,4-dienoyl-CoA reductase: MLSEQTIIVTGGSSGMGFHMAEKFAAEGANVIITGRDMEKLNESLTKLSGLRGQAEAFQMDVREPEHAKAMVNFAHEKFGRIDGLVNNAAGNFIVHAEKLSPNGWRSVIDIVLNGTFFCSHAVGNYWIENGTKGNILNMLATYAWNAGAGVAHSAAAKAGVMSLTRTLAVEWGTQYGIRVNGIAPGPIERTGGADKLFESQEAMQRTLKSVPLGRLGKPEEVADLAAFIMSEKAAYMNGEIVTLDGGQWLNKFPF, translated from the coding sequence ATGTTGAGTGAACAAACAATAATCGTGACCGGAGGCTCCAGTGGGATGGGCTTTCATATGGCAGAAAAATTTGCTGCTGAAGGGGCGAACGTCATCATTACAGGGCGGGATATGGAAAAACTGAATGAGTCACTGACGAAATTATCCGGGTTGCGGGGACAGGCAGAAGCGTTCCAGATGGATGTCCGCGAACCTGAACATGCCAAGGCGATGGTTAATTTTGCGCATGAGAAATTCGGGCGGATCGATGGCCTTGTCAATAACGCGGCAGGGAATTTCATCGTCCACGCAGAAAAATTATCGCCGAATGGATGGCGCTCTGTTATTGACATCGTCTTGAATGGGACATTTTTCTGTTCCCACGCCGTCGGCAATTATTGGATTGAAAATGGCACAAAGGGGAATATACTTAATATGCTGGCAACGTACGCTTGGAATGCCGGAGCCGGTGTCGCTCATTCCGCTGCCGCTAAAGCCGGTGTCATGTCGCTGACCCGGACGCTGGCAGTGGAATGGGGCACGCAATACGGCATTCGTGTCAACGGGATCGCTCCTGGCCCGATCGAACGCACTGGGGGTGCAGATAAACTTTTTGAGTCTCAAGAAGCGATGCAGCGGACCTTGAAATCTGTTCCTTTAGGCCGGCTTGGAAAACCGGAAGAAGTGGCAGATCTGGCAGCGTTTATCATGTCAGAGAAAGCGGCTTATATGAATGGGGAAATCGTGACCTTAGACGGTGGCCAGTGGTTGAATAAATTCCCTTTTTAA
- a CDS encoding YkyB family protein, producing MSPTMKDSEIAQAIFTVNRHAKTAPDNQFLYALKKQALNLMIQQKRAQKLGLHFSKNPRKSQQQSSVLVKCGNYYFHMLPKKEDFHSLEHLGDLDESYRNPPSRMNLKHAKELLQNYTGLEAPEKKPAISAFSKRYEPKEMNRFYSPKKSYFD from the coding sequence ATGTCCCCGACGATGAAAGATTCGGAAATCGCACAAGCCATTTTCACTGTCAACCGCCACGCTAAGACTGCTCCTGACAATCAATTTCTGTATGCATTAAAAAAACAAGCATTGAATCTGATGATCCAACAAAAACGGGCGCAAAAACTTGGCCTGCACTTCAGTAAAAACCCCCGAAAAAGCCAACAACAATCATCTGTCCTCGTGAAATGCGGCAATTATTATTTCCACATGCTTCCCAAGAAGGAAGATTTTCATTCACTTGAGCATCTTGGAGACTTGGATGAATCCTATCGTAATCCGCCGAGCCGCATGAACTTGAAGCACGCGAAAGAATTGCTTCAAAATTACACCGGGCTTGAGGCGCCGGAAAAAAAGCCTGCCATCTCGGCTTTTTCCAAACGCTACGAACCGAAAGAAATGAATCGATTCTATTCACCGAAAAAATCCTATTTTGATTGA
- a CDS encoding NAD(P)-dependent oxidoreductase: MKIGFIGTGVMGNSIGRHLLEGGHELSVFTRTAKKAEDLLEQGASWKNNPKELAESAEVIFTMVGYPKDVQEIYFGENGLLANAAEGTVLIDLTTSQPKLAQEIAEAARAKGLHALDAPVSGGDIGAKNAVLSVMVGGEEDVFTRLLPLFRLFAGNIILQGPAGSGQHTKMCNQINIANNMLGVCESLIYAKKAGLDPENVLRSISAGAAGSWSLSNLAPKMIEGDFRPGFYIKHFIKDMKIAVEESERWGLDLPGLKLSLGIYEELERAGDGDLGTQALIRHFDFAEK, translated from the coding sequence ATGAAAATTGGATTTATCGGTACCGGGGTCATGGGCAATAGCATTGGACGCCATTTACTAGAGGGTGGACATGAACTTTCCGTCTTTACGAGAACGGCCAAGAAAGCTGAGGATTTACTCGAACAAGGCGCGTCCTGGAAAAACAATCCGAAGGAACTGGCTGAGTCTGCAGAAGTGATCTTTACGATGGTCGGGTACCCGAAGGATGTGCAGGAAATCTATTTCGGGGAAAACGGCTTGCTGGCAAATGCTGCCGAAGGAACGGTACTCATCGATTTGACTACTTCCCAGCCGAAACTGGCACAGGAAATTGCAGAAGCTGCACGGGCTAAAGGCTTGCATGCTTTGGATGCACCGGTCTCTGGCGGGGATATCGGCGCCAAAAATGCAGTACTGTCCGTCATGGTCGGCGGAGAAGAAGATGTTTTCACTCGACTGCTTCCGCTGTTTCGTTTGTTTGCGGGCAATATCATTTTGCAAGGGCCAGCGGGTTCTGGGCAGCACACAAAGATGTGCAACCAGATCAATATCGCCAATAATATGCTGGGCGTCTGCGAATCGCTCATATACGCGAAAAAGGCAGGGCTCGATCCTGAGAACGTATTGCGCTCCATTTCAGCTGGCGCAGCCGGGTCATGGTCCTTGTCGAATTTAGCGCCGAAGATGATCGAAGGCGATTTCCGGCCAGGATTTTACATCAAGCATTTCATCAAGGATATGAAAATAGCGGTAGAAGAATCCGAACGGTGGGGCCTGGATCTTCCAGGGCTGAAATTATCGCTTGGAATCTATGAGGAATTGGAACGTGCAGGGGATGGGGACCTTGGCACCCAAGCATTGATCCGCCATTTCGATTTTGCAGAAAAATAA
- a CDS encoding CPBP family intramembrane glutamic endopeptidase codes for MLTLLKRHTLIWLLPLSLYLYHLAFENTAIFWYMYTFAILVLMSIALVNYSVFDELKTWKSLTYGILFGSLIYAVLALGYLFFDILPLNAEGPVSAIQTLFAPTSIWHYLLLMFVIVPGEELFWRGYIQQQLKKYMKLPLAILGASLLFGIALAFSGFWPASVAGIVAGALLGILYEWKRSMPLLIITHLIVLVLLFIVMPLPV; via the coding sequence ATGCTTACTCTGTTAAAGCGCCATACGCTCATCTGGCTATTGCCGCTTTCGCTTTATTTGTATCATCTAGCTTTCGAGAATACAGCCATCTTCTGGTATATGTACACATTCGCCATTTTGGTGCTGATGTCGATTGCACTCGTGAATTATTCTGTCTTCGACGAATTGAAAACCTGGAAATCGTTAACATATGGCATTTTGTTCGGGAGTCTTATCTACGCCGTCCTGGCACTTGGCTACCTGTTCTTCGATATTCTTCCGCTTAACGCGGAAGGACCCGTCTCGGCCATTCAAACCTTATTTGCCCCAACCAGCATCTGGCATTACCTGTTGTTGATGTTTGTCATCGTTCCAGGCGAGGAGCTTTTCTGGCGCGGCTATATCCAGCAGCAATTGAAGAAATATATGAAGCTGCCACTCGCCATTCTTGGCGCATCCCTTTTGTTTGGCATCGCGCTTGCCTTCAGCGGCTTCTGGCCCGCCAGTGTGGCAGGCATCGTAGCAGGGGCATTGCTCGGCATCCTTTATGAATGGAAGCGCAGCATGCCGCTGTTGATCATCACTCATCTAATTGTGCTGGTGCTCTTGTTCATCGTCATGCCGCTGCCAGTCTAA